A window from Pseudomonas sp. Tri1 encodes these proteins:
- the rpoD gene encoding RNA polymerase sigma factor RpoD → MSGKAQQQSRIKELILLGREQGYLTYAEVNDHLPEDISDPEQVEDIIRMINDMGINVFEVAPDKDALMLADADTDEAAAEEAAAALAAVETDIGRTTDPVRMYMREMGTVELLTREGEIEIAKRIEEGIREVMGAIAHFPGTVDHILSEYTRVTTEGGRLSDVLSGYIDPDDGIAPPAAEVPPPIDAKAVKADDDTDDDDAEASDDEEEAESGPDPVIAAQRFGAVADQMEITRKALKKHGRNNKQAIAELLALAELFMPIKLVPKQFEGLVERVRSALDRLRQQERAIMQLCVRDARMPRADFLRQFPGHEVDESWTDALAKGKSKYAEAIGRLQPDIIRCQQKLSALETETGLSIAEIKDINRRMSIGEAKARRAKKEMVEANLRLVISIAKKYTNRGLQFLDLIQEGNIGLMKAVDKFEYRRGYKFSTYATWWIRQAITRSIADQARTIRIPVHMIETINKLNRISRQMLQEMGREPTPEELGERMEMPEDKIRKVLKIAKEPISMETPIGDDEDSHLGDFIEDSTMQSPIDVATVESLKEATREVLSGLTAREAKVLRMRFGIDMNTDHTLEEVGKQFDVTRERIRQIEAKALRKLRHPTRSEHLRSFLDE, encoded by the coding sequence ATGTCCGGAAAAGCGCAACAGCAGTCTCGTATCAAAGAGTTGATCCTATTGGGTCGTGAGCAGGGCTACCTGACTTACGCGGAGGTCAACGACCACCTGCCGGAGGATATTTCAGATCCGGAACAGGTGGAAGACATCATCCGCATGATCAACGACATGGGGATCAACGTATTCGAGGTTGCTCCAGATAAGGATGCCCTTATGCTGGCCGACGCCGATACCGACGAGGCGGCCGCTGAAGAAGCGGCCGCAGCGTTGGCAGCGGTCGAGACCGACATTGGTCGCACCACGGACCCCGTGCGCATGTACATGCGTGAAATGGGTACGGTAGAGCTCCTCACACGCGAAGGCGAAATCGAAATCGCCAAGCGTATTGAAGAAGGCATCCGTGAAGTGATGGGCGCAATCGCGCACTTCCCTGGCACGGTTGACCATATTCTCTCCGAGTACACCCGCGTCACCACCGAAGGTGGCCGCCTGTCCGACGTCCTGAGTGGTTATATCGACCCGGACGACGGCATTGCGCCGCCTGCCGCCGAAGTGCCGCCGCCGATCGACGCGAAAGCCGTCAAGGCCGACGACGACACCGATGACGACGACGCCGAAGCCAGCGACGACGAGGAAGAAGCCGAAAGCGGTCCGGATCCGGTCATCGCTGCACAGCGTTTCGGCGCTGTGGCCGACCAGATGGAAATCACCCGCAAGGCGCTGAAAAAGCATGGTCGTAACAACAAGCAGGCCATCGCCGAGCTGTTGGCACTGGCCGAGCTGTTCATGCCGATCAAGCTGGTGCCCAAGCAGTTCGAAGGCCTGGTGGAGCGTGTTCGCAGCGCCCTGGATCGTCTGCGTCAGCAAGAGCGCGCGATCATGCAACTTTGCGTGCGTGATGCCCGCATGCCACGCGCCGATTTCCTGCGTCAGTTCCCTGGCCACGAAGTCGACGAAAGCTGGACCGATGCCCTGGCCAAAGGCAAAAGCAAATACGCCGAAGCCATTGGTCGCCTGCAACCGGACATCATTCGTTGCCAGCAGAAACTGAGCGCGCTGGAGACCGAAACCGGCCTGAGCATCGCTGAGATCAAGGACATCAACCGTCGCATGTCGATCGGCGAGGCCAAGGCCCGCCGCGCGAAGAAAGAGATGGTTGAGGCGAACTTGCGTCTGGTGATCTCCATCGCCAAGAAGTACACCAACCGCGGCCTGCAATTCCTCGATCTGATCCAGGAAGGCAACATCGGCCTGATGAAAGCGGTGGACAAGTTCGAATACCGTCGCGGCTACAAGTTCTCGACTTATGCCACCTGGTGGATCCGTCAGGCGATCACTCGCTCGATCGCCGACCAGGCCCGCACCATCCGTATTCCGGTGCACATGATCGAGACGATCAACAAGCTCAACCGTATTTCCCGGCAGATGTTGCAGGAAATGGGTCGCGAACCGACCCCGGAAGAGCTGGGCGAACGCATGGAAATGCCTGAGGACAAGATCCGCAAGGTACTGAAGATCGCCAAAGAGCCGATCTCCATGGAAACCCCGATCGGTGACGACGAAGATTCCCATCTGGGTGACTTCATCGAAGACTCGACCATGCAGTCTCCGATCGATGTCGCCACCGTTGAGAGCCTCAAGGAAGCGACTCGCGAAGTACTCTCCGGCCTTACTGCCCGTGAAGCCAAGGTACTGCGCATGCGCTTCGGCATCGACATGAATACCGACCACACCCTTGAGGAAGTCGGTAAGCAGTTCGATGTCACCCGTGAGCGGATTCGTCAGATCGAAGCCAAGGCATTGCGCAAATTGCGCCACCCGACGCGAAGCGAGCATCTGCGCTCCTTCCTCGACGAGTGA
- a CDS encoding Lrp/AsnC family transcriptional regulator has protein sequence MPDTRPPVLDEIDRQLIAALQINARESVAMLARQLGIARTTVTSRLARLEKTKVITGYGVRLGQRMIDGGLQAYVGIKVQPRSGKDVLRRLSAMAQVQQLCAVSGEFDYVAWLRTDSPEQLDQLLDQIGSVDGVEKTTTSIILSSKIDRGQPV, from the coding sequence TTGCCTGACACCCGCCCTCCCGTCCTCGACGAAATCGACCGCCAACTGATCGCGGCGCTGCAAATCAATGCCCGGGAAAGCGTCGCCATGCTCGCCCGGCAGCTAGGCATCGCCCGCACGACCGTGACCTCGCGGTTGGCGCGGCTGGAAAAAACCAAGGTGATTACTGGATACGGCGTGCGCCTGGGGCAGCGGATGATAGACGGCGGCTTGCAGGCTTATGTCGGCATCAAGGTTCAACCGCGCTCCGGCAAGGACGTACTGCGGCGCTTGAGCGCCATGGCCCAGGTCCAGCAATTGTGCGCGGTCAGCGGTGAGTTCGATTACGTCGCCTGGTTGCGCACAGACTCGCCGGAGCAGTTGGACCAGTTGCTGGACCAGATCGGCAGCGTGGACGGTGTGGAGAAGACCACCACTTCGATCATCCTCAGCAGCAAGATCGATCGGGGCCAGCCGGTCTAG
- the dnaG gene encoding DNA primase — protein sequence MAGLIPQSFIDDLLNRTDIVDVVSSRLQMKKAGKNYTACCPFHKEKTPSFSVSPDKQFYYCFGCGAGGNALGFIMDHDNLDFPQAVEELAKAAGMEIPREESGRQHKPRQPTDSPLYPLLTAAADFYRQALKSHPARKAAVDYLKGRGLTGEIARDFGLGFAPPGWDNLYKHLSSDTLQQRAMIDAGLLVENAETGKRYDRFRDRVMFPIRDTRGRIIAFGGRVLGDDKPKYLNSPETPVFHKGQELYGLYEARKNNRNLDEIIVVEGYMDVIALAQQGLRNAVATLGTATSEEHMKRLFRVVPNVLFCFDGDQAGRNAAWRALEATLPCLQDGRRARFLFLPEGEDPDTLVRSEGTDAFRARINQHAQPLADYFFQQLTEEADPRSLEGKAHMATLAAPLIDKVPGANLRTLMRQRLTEITGLNSEAVNQLVHSAPQEAPPTYDPGIDYDAMPDFADYHQPQQDYAPQQEWTPKKPGSGGKKWDKKPWDKNGKRGDRDQPRAPRVPAAVEPPTLAALRTLLHHPQLAEKVEDAGHFAAEDHSNTQLLVALLEAVQKNPKLNSFQLIARWHGTEQGRLLKALAEKEWLIEGDNLEQQFFDTITSLSARQRERNLEQLLRKARQSELTSEEKNQLRDLLSRNVCASNPTSTGA from the coding sequence ATGGCCGGGCTGATTCCCCAGAGCTTTATTGACGACCTCCTGAACCGCACCGACATCGTCGACGTGGTCAGCTCTCGCCTGCAAATGAAGAAAGCAGGCAAGAACTACACGGCCTGCTGCCCGTTTCACAAGGAAAAAACCCCGTCGTTCAGCGTCAGCCCCGACAAGCAGTTCTACTATTGCTTTGGCTGCGGCGCGGGCGGCAATGCCCTCGGCTTCATCATGGACCACGACAACCTGGACTTTCCCCAGGCCGTCGAAGAACTGGCCAAAGCCGCTGGCATGGAGATTCCCCGGGAGGAAAGCGGTCGGCAACACAAGCCGCGCCAACCGACCGACTCGCCGCTCTATCCACTGCTGACCGCGGCGGCCGACTTTTATCGCCAGGCCCTCAAAAGCCATCCGGCACGCAAGGCAGCGGTGGATTACCTCAAGGGTCGCGGCCTGACCGGCGAAATCGCCCGGGACTTCGGCCTCGGCTTCGCCCCGCCCGGCTGGGACAATCTCTATAAGCATCTAAGCAGCGACACGCTGCAGCAACGCGCCATGATCGACGCCGGCCTGCTGGTCGAGAATGCCGAAACCGGCAAGCGCTACGACCGCTTCCGCGACCGGGTAATGTTCCCCATCCGCGACACCCGCGGGCGGATCATTGCTTTCGGTGGCCGAGTACTGGGTGACGACAAGCCCAAGTACTTGAACTCCCCGGAAACCCCGGTCTTCCATAAAGGCCAGGAACTCTATGGCCTGTACGAAGCGCGCAAGAACAACCGCAATCTCGACGAAATCATTGTCGTCGAAGGCTACATGGACGTTATCGCCCTGGCCCAGCAAGGCCTGCGCAACGCCGTCGCGACCCTGGGCACGGCCACCAGCGAAGAACACATGAAGCGCCTGTTTCGCGTGGTGCCCAACGTGCTGTTTTGCTTTGACGGCGACCAGGCCGGCCGCAATGCCGCCTGGCGTGCACTGGAAGCCACCCTGCCGTGCCTGCAGGACGGGCGGCGTGCACGCTTCCTGTTCCTGCCAGAAGGCGAGGACCCGGATACCCTGGTGCGCTCCGAGGGGACCGATGCGTTCCGCGCGCGGATCAATCAGCACGCGCAACCATTGGCCGATTATTTTTTCCAGCAATTGACCGAAGAGGCCGATCCGCGCTCACTCGAAGGCAAGGCCCACATGGCCACTCTCGCGGCACCACTGATCGACAAGGTGCCTGGCGCCAACCTGCGCACGCTCATGCGCCAGCGCCTGACCGAGATCACCGGCCTGAACAGCGAAGCGGTCAATCAACTGGTCCACAGTGCGCCTCAGGAGGCGCCACCGACCTACGACCCGGGTATCGATTACGACGCGATGCCAGATTTCGCCGACTATCATCAACCGCAGCAGGACTATGCACCGCAGCAGGAATGGACGCCGAAAAAACCCGGCAGCGGCGGCAAGAAATGGGACAAAAAGCCTTGGGACAAGAACGGCAAGCGCGGCGATCGTGACCAGCCACGTGCCCCGCGCGTGCCGGCCGCCGTCGAACCACCAACACTGGCCGCCTTGCGCACCTTGCTGCATCACCCGCAACTGGCTGAAAAGGTCGAGGACGCCGGGCACTTCGCCGCCGAGGACCACAGCAATACGCAATTGCTGGTCGCGCTCCTTGAAGCGGTGCAGAAGAACCCCAAGCTAAACTCTTTCCAGTTGATCGCACGATGGCATGGCACCGAACAGGGGCGTCTGTTGAAGGCCCTGGCCGAGAAGGAATGGCTGATTGAAGGAGATAACCTTGAACAACAGTTTTTCGACACCATTACTAGCTTGTCCGCCCGCCAACGCGAGCGAAATCTGGAACAACTTCTGCGAAAAGCTCGCCAGAGCGAGTTGACCAGCGAAGAGAAAAACCAATTGCGCGACTTACTCAGCCGCAATGTTTGCGCATCAAACCCGACCTCAACTGGCGCGTGA
- the pcaQ gene encoding pca operon transcription factor PcaQ translates to MNIDTRIKFRHLVCFLEVARQGSLARAADKLAISQPALSKTLKELETLLAAVLFERSKKGTTLTEAGVAFLRYAGPSVQALREGVNSLRAGVHEPVALSVGVLSTVESMLIPEVVRRLHARHPALVVSVVTGPSAYLLSQLRVGELDLVVGRMTDSPLIHGLAFEHLYSESMTLVVCNDHPVLANPQGHKSLEDYPWVLPLAGTTIRKFADALFVQHGISPSRQRLETLSVALSRRYVQCSQAIWVAPFDAVRQDLRQGTLVELELGTREPGGSVGLCTNPALPITPQAQWCMEALREVGQEYLEGKYP, encoded by the coding sequence GTGAACATCGACACACGCATCAAATTCCGTCATCTGGTGTGTTTTCTCGAAGTGGCGCGTCAGGGAAGCCTGGCCCGTGCGGCAGACAAATTGGCAATCAGCCAACCAGCGCTTTCCAAGACGCTCAAGGAGTTGGAAACGTTGTTGGCTGCCGTGTTGTTCGAACGCAGCAAGAAAGGGACGACGCTGACGGAAGCCGGCGTAGCTTTTCTGCGATATGCGGGGCCGAGCGTGCAAGCGCTGCGCGAGGGGGTCAATAGTTTGCGCGCAGGTGTCCACGAGCCCGTTGCCCTTAGCGTCGGTGTGCTCTCCACGGTTGAAAGCATGTTGATTCCGGAGGTTGTCCGTCGATTGCATGCTCGACATCCGGCCCTGGTGGTCAGTGTGGTGACCGGCCCCAGTGCATACTTGCTATCGCAACTGCGCGTCGGTGAGCTGGACCTGGTGGTAGGCAGAATGACCGATAGCCCATTGATTCATGGGTTGGCGTTCGAACACCTCTACAGCGAATCCATGACCCTGGTGGTGTGTAACGACCATCCTGTGCTCGCAAATCCACAGGGGCATAAGAGCCTCGAAGACTATCCATGGGTCCTTCCTTTGGCGGGGACGACGATCCGTAAATTCGCCGACGCCCTGTTTGTGCAACACGGCATTAGCCCATCGCGCCAACGCCTGGAAACCTTATCGGTCGCGCTGAGTCGGCGCTACGTACAATGCAGCCAGGCCATTTGGGTAGCGCCTTTCGATGCTGTCAGGCAGGACTTGAGACAAGGCACTTTGGTGGAGCTGGAATTAGGGACGCGCGAACCAGGCGGTTCCGTGGGGCTATGCACAAATCCCGCGTTACCGATAACACCGCAGGCGCAGTGGTGCATGGAGGCACTTCGCGAAGTCGGTCAGGAATACCTCGAAGGAAAATATCCATAA
- the pcaH gene encoding protocatechuate 3,4-dioxygenase subunit beta, translating into MSDAHDSRFVIRDRNWHPKALTPDYKTSILRSPRQALVSIPQSLSETSGPDFSHLKMGQHDNDLLLNFNHGGLPIGERIIVAGRVCDQFGKPISHTLVEMWQANAGGRYRHKKDSYLAPLDPNFGGVGRALTDRDGNYSFRTVKPGPYPWRNGPNDWRPAHIHVSISGPSISARLITQLYFEGDPLIPMCPIVKTIANQEAVQSLIAKLDMSMANPMDCLAYRFDIVLRGQRKTHFENR; encoded by the coding sequence ATGTCTGATGCGCATGACAGCCGCTTCGTCATTCGTGACCGTAATTGGCACCCCAAAGCCCTGACGCCTGACTACAAGACTTCGATCCTGCGTTCGCCGCGCCAGGCCTTGGTGAGTATTCCCCAGTCTCTATCGGAAACCAGCGGGCCGGATTTTTCCCATCTGAAAATGGGCCAGCACGATAACGATCTGCTGCTCAATTTCAATCACGGAGGCCTGCCCATCGGCGAACGCATCATCGTCGCGGGCCGAGTCTGTGATCAATTCGGTAAGCCAATTTCCCATACGTTGGTGGAAATGTGGCAGGCCAATGCGGGTGGCCGTTACCGGCATAAGAAAGACAGTTACCTGGCGCCGCTTGATCCCAATTTCGGCGGGGTCGGCCGTGCGCTGACTGACCGTGACGGCAACTACAGCTTCCGCACGGTCAAGCCCGGCCCCTACCCATGGCGCAACGGCCCCAATGACTGGCGGCCAGCCCACATCCACGTCTCCATCAGCGGCCCATCCATTTCTGCGCGTTTGATTACTCAGTTGTATTTCGAAGGTGATCCGCTCATTCCCATGTGCCCGATTGTCAAGACGATCGCGAATCAGGAGGCGGTGCAAAGTTTGATCGCCAAACTTGATATGAGCATGGCCAATCCGATGGATTGCCTGGCTTATCGCTTTGATATTGTTCTGCGCGGACAGCGCAAGACCCACTTCGAAAACCGCTGA
- a CDS encoding EAL domain-containing protein — translation MPRLTAALLLSLITWTATAGALTLTEEELRWLKDHPDLRLGVDASWPPFEFRDDQGRYQGLAADYVEIIRERLAIQLTPIEPVSWTVVLEQAAQGKIDLLPGIMSTPERQNYLAFTRPYLDFPIVILAHHGGAQPHNLKELYGLKIAVVENYAPHELLRNHHPDLNLVALPNVSSALQALATDEVDAVVGDLASSVWSLRQLKLDGLYVSGETPYRYQLAMGVPRDNKILVSILDKVLADMTPAQVNEIQEKWVGNVHDYRQLWSDLLLYGLPALLLLIGVLAVVIRINRRLSSEIARRVELEQELRSSEYHYRGLVESLSAIAWEARVSDFTYSYVSPHAEELLGYPLAHWLIPGFWRNIIHPADLIRAQTYCDHEVQAGRDHCIDYRVITADGRCLWVRDIVSLIEHGHEPVMRGLMIDISEAKHTEEALRLSEQKFASVFRQCPDILVIARLMDGCLLEVNKAFEEQIGLSAAEVVGQTATELNIWGIQGVGPSLLQRLQAGSIRNLEMPFRRSNGQEFTGLISAEPFDLDTTPALVVVVRDISQLKETQQQLQTSEEKFAKAFHASPDGLLLSRQSDGLLIEVNEGFSRITGFNSALSVDRSTLDLGIWVNLNERKQMLDLLKRDGFVRDFSCHIRRNDGQIRLCEVSSRPLPIGNEDCMLTIARDITERHLMQEKLQQAATVFESTAEGVLITDTQQHISAVNRAFTEITGYSETEALGHTPRLLASGLHDSAFYAAMWHQLTAEGHWQGEISNRRKNGELYPSWLTISAVRNRNQQITHFVAVFADISSLKHAQARLDYQAHHDPLTGLPNRTLFESRLLTALNSQQENGGQGAVLFLDLDRFKHINDSLGHPVGDLLLKGIAVRLREQLRDIDTVARLGGDEFIILLPGLQQPSDAEHIAQKLLNCFAAPFQAGEHEFFISASIGTSLYPQDGCDVATLVKNADAAMYRSKSKGRNRVESYTRDLTAQASERVALEHELRRAIERNELSLSFQPKISLADNQLVGAEALIRWTHPTFGDVPPEHFIPLAEENGMILQIGDWVLERACRQLCEWNDAYDSLGPLSVNLAGAQLRQPNLLGRIEQLLREHQLEPGLLQLEITENFIMSQAEEALTVLHQLKKLGVQLAIDDFGTGYSSLSYLKRLPLDILKIDQSFVRGLPDDPHDAAIVRAIIALGRSMQFTIIAEGVETLAQQQFLTEEGCEQIQGYIVSLPLCAEEFAATFLRMTVSDFSDSTAEKPSL, via the coding sequence ATGCCCAGACTGACGGCCGCGCTTTTGCTGTCCTTGATAACCTGGACCGCAACAGCTGGCGCGTTGACGCTCACTGAAGAGGAGCTTCGCTGGCTCAAGGACCACCCCGACCTGCGCCTGGGTGTCGATGCCTCATGGCCGCCGTTTGAGTTTCGAGATGATCAGGGCCGCTATCAGGGCTTGGCCGCTGATTACGTCGAAATCATCCGCGAACGGCTGGCTATCCAGCTCACACCGATCGAGCCGGTCAGTTGGACTGTAGTGCTGGAGCAGGCCGCACAGGGCAAGATCGATCTTTTGCCGGGCATCATGTCCACCCCCGAACGGCAGAATTACCTGGCGTTTACTCGCCCCTATCTCGATTTCCCAATCGTCATCCTGGCCCATCATGGCGGCGCCCAGCCGCATAACCTTAAAGAGCTGTACGGGCTGAAAATCGCTGTGGTGGAGAACTACGCCCCCCACGAACTGCTGCGCAACCACCATCCCGATCTGAACCTGGTGGCGCTGCCGAATGTCAGTTCAGCCCTGCAAGCGCTGGCAACCGACGAAGTGGACGCGGTGGTAGGTGACCTCGCTTCCAGCGTCTGGAGCCTGCGCCAACTCAAGCTCGATGGCCTTTATGTCAGCGGGGAAACACCTTATCGCTATCAACTGGCAATGGGCGTCCCTCGGGATAACAAGATACTGGTGAGCATCCTGGACAAGGTCCTGGCGGATATGACGCCAGCGCAAGTCAACGAGATCCAGGAGAAGTGGGTCGGCAATGTGCACGATTACCGCCAGCTCTGGTCAGACTTGCTGCTTTACGGCCTGCCCGCGCTGCTCCTCTTGATCGGCGTACTGGCAGTGGTGATTCGCATCAACCGTCGGCTCAGCTCGGAAATTGCCCGACGGGTCGAGCTTGAACAGGAACTACGCAGCAGCGAATACCATTACCGTGGTCTGGTGGAGAGTTTGTCGGCGATTGCCTGGGAAGCAAGGGTTAGCGATTTCACCTACAGCTACGTCTCCCCCCACGCCGAGGAATTGCTCGGCTACCCCCTCGCCCACTGGCTGATTCCGGGCTTCTGGCGCAACATCATTCATCCGGCTGACCTGATCCGCGCCCAGACCTATTGCGATCATGAAGTGCAGGCAGGTCGCGATCACTGCATCGATTACCGTGTTATCACCGCCGACGGGCGCTGCCTGTGGGTGCGCGACATTGTCAGCCTGATCGAGCACGGTCACGAACCAGTGATGCGAGGGTTGATGATCGACATCAGTGAGGCCAAGCACACCGAGGAAGCGTTGCGCCTTTCGGAGCAGAAGTTCGCCTCGGTATTCCGCCAGTGCCCGGACATCCTGGTGATAGCGCGCTTGATGGACGGCTGCCTGCTGGAGGTCAATAAAGCCTTCGAAGAGCAGATTGGCCTGAGCGCCGCAGAGGTAGTGGGCCAGACCGCGACCGAACTGAATATCTGGGGCATCCAGGGCGTTGGCCCAAGCCTGTTGCAGCGTTTGCAGGCCGGGAGCATTCGCAATCTGGAAATGCCCTTTCGCCGCAGCAACGGCCAGGAGTTCACCGGACTGATCTCCGCCGAACCCTTTGACCTCGACACGACACCCGCCCTGGTCGTGGTGGTGCGTGACATCAGCCAGCTCAAAGAAACCCAGCAGCAATTGCAGACATCCGAAGAGAAGTTCGCCAAGGCTTTCCACGCCTCCCCCGATGGCTTGCTGCTGTCGCGGCAAAGCGACGGCCTGCTGATTGAAGTCAACGAAGGTTTCAGCCGTATCACCGGCTTCAACAGCGCTTTATCGGTAGACCGCTCGACCCTGGATCTGGGTATCTGGGTCAATCTCAACGAACGCAAACAAATGCTCGATCTGCTGAAGCGAGACGGCTTCGTGAGGGATTTCAGCTGCCATATCCGCCGCAATGACGGCCAGATACGACTCTGCGAAGTGTCCAGCCGTCCGCTACCCATCGGCAATGAAGACTGCATGCTGACCATCGCCCGGGACATCACCGAACGCCATCTGATGCAGGAAAAGCTGCAGCAGGCCGCCACGGTGTTCGAAAGCACCGCCGAGGGTGTGTTGATCACCGATACACAACAACACATCAGCGCGGTGAACCGTGCCTTCACTGAAATCACCGGCTACAGCGAAACCGAAGCCTTGGGGCATACGCCACGGCTATTGGCTTCCGGCCTGCACGACAGCGCGTTTTACGCCGCGATGTGGCACCAGTTGACGGCAGAAGGACACTGGCAGGGAGAGATCTCCAATCGGCGCAAGAATGGCGAGTTGTACCCCAGCTGGCTGACTATCAGCGCTGTGCGCAACCGGAACCAGCAGATCACCCACTTCGTCGCGGTCTTCGCCGACATTTCCAGCCTCAAACACGCCCAGGCCCGGCTCGATTACCAGGCTCACCACGACCCGCTTACCGGCTTGCCGAATCGGACGTTGTTCGAAAGCCGTTTGCTCACGGCACTGAACAGCCAGCAGGAAAATGGTGGCCAGGGGGCGGTGCTATTCTTGGACCTGGACCGCTTCAAGCACATCAATGACAGCCTCGGACACCCGGTCGGCGACCTGCTGCTCAAAGGCATTGCCGTACGCCTGCGCGAACAGTTGCGCGACATCGACACCGTGGCACGCCTGGGCGGCGACGAATTCATCATTCTGCTACCGGGCCTGCAGCAGCCCAGCGACGCCGAGCACATCGCCCAGAAACTGTTGAACTGCTTCGCCGCGCCCTTCCAGGCCGGCGAACACGAATTTTTCATCAGCGCCAGCATCGGCACCAGCCTCTACCCGCAGGATGGCTGCGACGTCGCCACACTGGTCAAGAATGCCGACGCGGCGATGTACCGTTCCAAGTCCAAGGGACGCAATCGGGTGGAAAGCTACACCCGCGACCTCACTGCCCAGGCCAGCGAGCGAGTGGCATTGGAGCACGAGCTACGGCGGGCGATTGAACGCAACGAGTTGTCATTGTCCTTCCAACCGAAAATCAGCCTCGCCGACAACCAACTGGTGGGTGCCGAAGCGTTGATCCGCTGGACTCACCCTACGTTTGGCGACGTGCCGCCGGAACACTTCATCCCCCTTGCGGAAGAAAACGGCATGATCCTGCAAATCGGCGATTGGGTACTGGAGCGCGCCTGCCGACAGTTATGCGAATGGAACGACGCTTACGACAGCCTTGGCCCCCTTTCGGTCAACCTGGCCGGGGCCCAGCTGCGCCAACCCAACCTATTGGGGCGTATCGAACAACTGCTGCGCGAGCACCAACTCGAACCTGGCTTATTGCAACTGGAAATTACCGAAAACTTCATCATGAGCCAGGCCGAAGAAGCCCTGACGGTACTGCACCAACTGAAAAAACTCGGCGTACAACTGGCTATTGATGACTTCGGTACCGGCTACTCATCCCTGAGCTACCTCAAGCGTCTGCCACTGGACATCCTCAAGATCGACCAGTCTTTCGTCCGCGGCCTGCCCGACGACCCTCATGACGCAGCCATCGTGCGGGCAATCATCGCCCTGGGCCGCAGCATGCAATTCACCATCATCGCCGAGGGCGTCGAAACCCTGGCCCAGCAACAATTCCTGACTGAAGAAGGTTGCGAACAGATCCAGGGCTATATCGTCAGCCTGCCCTTGTGCGCCGAAGAGTTTGCAGCAACGTTTCTTCGTATGACCGTATCGGATTTTTCGGATAGCACAGCCGAGAAACCGTCGCTATAA
- the rpsU gene encoding 30S ribosomal protein S21 has protein sequence MPAVKVKENEPFDVALRRFKRSCEKAGVLAEVRSREFYEKPTSERKRKAAAAVKRHAKKVQREQRRAVRLY, from the coding sequence ATGCCAGCCGTCAAAGTAAAAGAGAACGAACCCTTCGACGTAGCTCTGCGTCGTTTCAAGCGCTCCTGCGAAAAAGCCGGTGTTCTGGCTGAAGTTCGTAGCCGCGAATTCTACGAGAAGCCGACTTCGGAGCGTAAGCGCAAAGCAGCAGCCGCTGTTAAGCGTCACGCCAAGAAAGTTCAGCGCGAACAGCGCCGCGCCGTACGTCTGTACTAA
- the pcaG gene encoding protocatechuate 3,4-dioxygenase subunit alpha: MSVQLLPETPSQTAGPYVHIGLALEAAGNPSREQEIWNEMAKRGAPGEHIVLMGHVYDGNGHLIRDAFLEFWQANPEGVYDPEYDLEKPFNCFGRTATADDGEWIIKTVKPGTVKNTAGLPMAPHINVALFARGINIHLQTRLYFDDEAEANAVDPILGLIEQPPRRQSLMARRSTLDGKLVYRFDIHVQGESETVFFDF, translated from the coding sequence ATGTCCGTTCAACTTCTGCCTGAAACCCCTTCGCAAACGGCCGGTCCTTATGTGCATATAGGCTTGGCGCTAGAGGCGGCTGGTAATCCGTCGCGGGAACAGGAAATCTGGAATGAAATGGCCAAGCGTGGCGCGCCAGGTGAGCACATCGTACTGATGGGCCACGTTTATGACGGTAACGGCCATTTGATTCGTGATGCATTTCTGGAGTTCTGGCAGGCAAATCCAGAAGGCGTCTATGACCCCGAATACGATCTGGAAAAGCCCTTCAATTGTTTTGGCCGCACGGCCACCGCCGATGACGGAGAATGGATAATCAAGACCGTCAAACCCGGCACAGTGAAAAACACCGCAGGGCTTCCCATGGCCCCGCATATCAACGTTGCCCTGTTTGCTCGAGGGATCAACATTCACTTGCAGACCCGCCTGTATTTCGACGACGAAGCCGAGGCGAACGCCGTGGACCCCATCCTGGGTCTGATCGAGCAACCGCCACGTCGCCAGTCCCTGATGGCCAGGCGTTCCACGCTGGATGGCAAACTGGTTTATCGGTTCGATATTCATGTGCAAGGTGAATCGGAAACGGTGTTCTTCGATTTTTAA